The DNA region tgtcggtaattcggtcggtaattaccgacggacttttttcggtcggtaattaccgaccgaattaccgacgaatattgtccatcggtgatttcggccgaaaaataccgacagaaaaaagtccgtcggtatttccgttggtatttagcgaatttctggtggtgatgtttatttttatcataattaaattatttatttgcaaaaaatatcttttatttgtaattagaattcccaattttatctaaaattcaaagttcatttaattataattttttttagcgtATTGTTTTCTCTATCtttaatcaattatttcttaTCTGAATTATCATAATTTGGGCTAGcatggaaaataacaaaaaaatagatcaaaaatattttacaatttatttgtttttttttattgttttcaattaaatcaattaaaaactcattttaaaagctttaatttaatattaaacttagaaaaaatccaactattttgtttattaaaaattaaacttagaAAAAACTGTCTAAATATTGATCAATTCTTATCAACTCCCCTTGAATTATTTAGCTtttcatgatattaaaataGTTGAATTATATGACATTTACATCCttagtgtttttcaattaaacgttttattaataaaattgcaaaatcaTGTAATATTAACTTtgtaatatttctttaaatCAAATATGGATCAAGAACATCGAATATATTATcctaaaatgattattttggtTCTtcctattataataataaaagtttctCAATTCATTTCAACCAATACAATTAATGTATAGGCATATTCGGATTGAATAAgtgtaatataaaatatgttttaaactaataaaaaattaatttggattgTTAATACTTctgtatatataaataggaataatttcagaatttaaaacacaaacacacacacacgtataaaatcatattaattattataaaaaaaatgatgaaataagaaTAAAGAAATAGAGTGAGAATAACACCaccaaaaatgaattattttctttcataagatgaaaaatataaaacacaagaGCAGAGCATCCTTAAGAggcttgaaaataattaatgtacACCTAGATGACgcaaaaagaaaaacgaaaaaatTTTGTGGCCTGCAAAAAGCACCATTCAAAATCCCAATCGCACCagttatcttcttcttcttcttcttcttctttttttatggaattcaGAGGTTAATTTCTTAACCATGGATCCCACTTCCTTTTCCAGACCCACAGCTAATCAATCCTTCTCTTCTCAGCTTCTCTTCTTTGGATTTTCTGCAAAAAACCACCCAAGAATTCACTTCCAAAGCTATACAAACTCCTATCAATGTTGACAGGCACAGACAATAACCTAACTTTGCATACGACCTGCTCTCTCCCATTACTTCAAATCCTTGAAAAACATTCACAACTCCTAGCACCACACAAGCATACCCTACAAAATGGTGGTAAGATTTCCAGTACTTCCTAAACTTATTAGTGGTCTTAGGCCTAAACAACAGTGCCAGTGTTTGCAAAGCCCCGAAGGAAAATGCCGCGAAACCAAGCTTCCTGTGTAGCCCATAAACCACTCCTGGTGATAACTCCCCGAGTCTAATTCCAATGGCAAACCCTACAGTTCCTATGATAAAAGCACAAAGCTGTATCCCTGCATGTACGTAAAACCATGTTGGCCCTAGTGCTTGTATGTGCCTCAAATATCTTGCAGTCGCAGCTCCAGTTGGGAGTAAGACACCCCATGAGACAGCATTTAAGATTCCATGTGCTATCTTTAATGTCCTGGTATCATCTCTATGGGCAGCACTGAAACCAGAAAAGACATCGATGGTGGCAATGGAAGACAGGTCATTTGAGGTCGTCGGATGGATAGCTGGGGAGTAACCTTGAACGTACAGTCCACGGTTCCACACGAAGTGAATTTTGGTCTTGTTTGGTACAAGTTTTAACGTGGCATAAACTTGGATGGCGGCGCCATTGTGTATGGTGGCCATTTTGCCACCATAGAGGGTGGCAGAGGAGGATAGAAGGTGGATATCTAGAGGGCGAGAGAGGGGTGGTGATTTTTGAAGCTTTACTGTCGGgtctaaaataaaaggtaaaaggaCTAGCTGACCTGAGTTGGGGTCTGGAAAGGCAATCAGAGCACGAGTACCGGTCATTTCAGCCGAGGAAGGATTGATTCCCCACCCTACCCAACCGGAAGGTGAGATGAAGGTACCAAAAAACACAAGGTCCAGGGTGGCATTGTGGGCATGAAATGTCCAAGCTATCGAGGCTTGCTGGGTAGGGAGTGTCATGCATTTTTCAAAGGTCTTAGTGGGTGTGGCGACGCTGCAATGAGCAGAAAACGCAGTTCGAACATGAAAGGAGAGAAGGAAGAGGACAAGGGCGATCAAGAGAGGCATTTCGGTGGAAGAACGATGAACAAGACAAGGGGATGGCAGAGGCTTGAAGGATCGATCGAGGCAGCAGCAAGCTCTCTTTTGTTAACACCTGTGTGTTAGGTGTACGATGCTAATTATTTTCAGGTAAGAGTGGTCGAACGTTATCATGATGAGTAAGAATAAACTATGAGAATCAACAGTGGAGTTTCCTGTGGTGCTTAACTTTGAAGGAAAGGCAGGCTCGAGTGATAATTCGGTGGATATAAGAAAAAGAGAGTCTAGCATTTGTCTGTTTATGAGTAGTGGATACGTAATGGCGAGTCGACTCTGTAGTGCGCCATCATCTTGTGGATAGTATACTGAGTTCCTATCATTTTCTTGAATAATTTTCTCCAGGAGCCTTGAGTCTGCTGCTTCGCTTTGAAGCTAAGccattttaagtgaaaaaatcttgattcttgaattgcttGCTACACTTCCCAGGTCTGAGCAGGTAACTGTCATCTACCAATCATACACTCTGGATTCAgcagtataattattattttttcactcaATCAAATGACATTTGGCTACCCTGGAAGGGTGATGGGGtcgttttgttttatatgaaaagtACAAATACTAAAATGCCCTTATATATGTGTATTTTAATTTCCAGTAAAATTACTCACATGCCCTTCAAATCAACAAGATAGaagtaggggtgagcaaaaaacctgattaaaccaagaaaattaagaaaaaaataactgaaaaaaccaaattgtaaaaaaaaaccgattaaaattttaaaaaactgactggtttggttttataagctcaaaaccaaaaaaatcgaatttaaactgaaaaaaccgagtcaaaccaaTTTCTAtctaaaaaactgaaccgaaatgaaccgaaaccggtcggtttgaactaattttagttctttttttaaaaaaaattttagtttgattgtttttttatatataaaaattgagcaGAAAATGAACACTCCTAGATAAAAGCTTTTGGTATAAGaatatttatgtctttttttcaagttgattatTTTGCTATTTTCTATTTTGTCAAAGCCATTATTGTATTTTAACTAGAATTGAAATTTGCCCTCAAAGATAACAACTCATTGAAGATGCTAGCTATGAGAGCGAGTGATTCTGCTTCTAGGATCTCTCTATCTATATATTTGttctttctggtttttttttttcaatatttatgttcgtgttttttaattagaaagtttttt from Populus alba chromosome 14, ASM523922v2, whole genome shotgun sequence includes:
- the LOC118033470 gene encoding cytochrome b561 and DOMON domain-containing protein At2g04850 yields the protein MPLLIALVLFLLSFHVRTAFSAHCSVATPTKTFEKCMTLPTQQASIAWTFHAHNATLDLVFFGTFISPSGWVGWGINPSSAEMTGTRALIAFPDPNSGQLVLLPFILDPTVKLQKSPPLSRPLDIHLLSSSATLYGGKMATIHNGAAIQVYATLKLVPNKTKIHFVWNRGLYVQGYSPAIHPTTSNDLSSIATIDVFSGFSAAHRDDTRTLKIAHGILNAVSWGVLLPTGAATARYLRHIQALGPTWFYVHAGIQLCAFIIGTVGFAIGIRLGELSPGVVYGLHRKLGFAAFSFGALQTLALLFRPKTTNKFRKYWKSYHHFVGYACVVLGVVNVFQGFEVMGESRSYAKLGYCLCLSTLIGVCIALEVNSWVVFCRKSKEEKLRREGLISCGSGKGSGIHG